A region of the Acidobacteriota bacterium genome:
GTCGTAATAATTTTCTTGCAGCAGAGAAGCCATCCCTTCAGGCTTCCGCATGATTGCCATTCGCTCATCCGTCCCGCGCAACAGACGAGAGATAACCTTAATCAGTTCATCTGCATCAACGGGTTTGACCAGATAAGCATCGGCTCCCGCCGCATAAGCTTCATCAATCGTTTTTGAATAGGCTTGAGCCGAACAAAAAATAATCGGCGTTTGGGGATTTTGCTCGCGAACTTTCTCACACAGATTGACCCCGCAACCATCCGGCAACAGCGTATCAAAGATGTAGA
Encoded here:
- a CDS encoding response regulator — encoded protein: MNRANKRILCIDDHYDSCELLSYVLETSGYEFDYAQTIAAGLSKMSATRFDLYIFDTLLPDGCGVNLCEKVREQNPQTPIIFCSAQAYSKTIDEAYAAGADAYLVKPVDADELIKVISRLLRGTDERMAIMRKPEGMASLLQENYYDALLGDKSLTKG